The proteins below are encoded in one region of Polypterus senegalus isolate Bchr_013 chromosome 2, ASM1683550v1, whole genome shotgun sequence:
- the LOC120524290 gene encoding olfactory receptor 1D2-like — translation MNTSMESEFVLHCVVDSSQRNYTIAALIFIYLISICSNLLVFLVIVQNHQLQTPMFLLIATLAILDILNSTNLIPRMVAALISDYLAVPYGPCILQIHVEAHILAVGTLTLSLMAADRYVAVVYPLRYPSVITNQTVLVCILLINVIAVIFVIPLTVLLTELPFCQVFFIPRSILDRITLKFYVICKMLESPEMNTSVESVSEFVLHCTVESSQKNYRIAGLNFMYLATLSNNLLVFLVIMQNHQLQTPMFLYIATLAILDLLNSTNIIP, via the exons ATGAACACCTCCATGGAGTCAGAGTTTGTGCTGCACTGTGTGGTTGATTCAAGTCAGAGGAACTATACGATTGCAGCTCTCATCTTCATTTACTTGATATCAATTTGTAGCAACCTGCTGGTTTTTCTGGTCATAGTGCAGAACCATCAGCTTCAAACGCCCATGTTTCTTTTAATTGCAACTCTTGCAATACTAGACATACTGAACAGCACTAATCTTATTCCACGAATGGTAGCCGCCCTCATTTCAGATTACCTTGCTGTCCCATATGGACCTTGCATTCTGCAGATTCATGTAGAAGCTCACATTCTGGCAGTCGGAACTCTTACTTTATCTCTCATGGCAGCTGACCGCTATGTTGCTGTCGTTTATCCCCTCAGATACCCTTCAGTGATCACAAATCAAACAGTCTTGGTCTGCATCTTACTAATCAATGTCATTGCAGTTATATTCGTCATACCATTGACAGTTCTTTTGACCGAACTTCCTTTTTGTCAAG TATTCTTTATACCTAGATCTATATTAGACCGAATCACTCTGAAATTCTATGTCATTTGTAAAATG cTCGAATCTCCAGAGATGAACACATCGGTGGAATCAGTTTCAGAGTTTGTTCTGCATTGCACGGTTGAATCCAGCCAGAAAAACTACAGAATAGCAGGTCTCAACTTCATGTACTTGGCAACACTTTCTAACAACCTGCTAGTCTTTCTGGTTATAATGCAGAACCATCAGCTTCAAACACCTATGTTTCTTT